TGGTTGAGCCTGCCCATTGACTCACGGGCCTTGCAGCTCACGGTTGCCGGGCAGCGTGAAATTCACTGTTTCGCCAGGGAAACCGAGCTGGAAATGGTGTTGTAGCGGAGAAATAACCCGTTCAGCGAAAACCTTGTAGGAGCGAGCCTGCTCGCGATCGCGGAGTGTCAGTCAACGATGTTGTCGACTGACACTCCCTCATCGCGAGCAGGCTCGCTCCTACATTGGTATTGCGGCGGTCTTAAGGTTTGACCAGTCGCGCATCCAGGCTGTTCTGCGCCAGGCGCTTTGCCTGGTCCTGGGTCATGCCCAGATGGGTGTGCAACGCATGGAAGTTCTCGGTGACGTAGCCGCCGAAGTACGCCGGGTCATCGGAGTTCACCGTTACTTTCACCCCACGTTCGAGCATGTCGAGAATGTTGTGCTGCGACATGTGATCGAACACGCAAAGCTTGGTGTTGGACAGCGGGCACACGGTCAACGGGATCTGCTCGTCGATGATCCGCTGCATCAGGCGCTCGTCTTCGATGGCGCGCACACCATGGTCGATGCGCTGGATTTTCAGCAGGTCGAGTGCTTCCCAGATGTATTCGGGCGGACCTTCTTCACCGGCGTGAGCGACCGTCAGGAAACCTTCGTCACGGGCACGGTCGAAGACGCGCTGGAACTTACTCGGCGGATGGCCCATCTCGGAGCTGTCCAGGCCGACGGCGACAAAGGCTTCACGGAACGGCAGCGCCTGGTCGAGGGTTTTCTCGGCTTGCTCTTCGCTCAGGTGGCGCAGGAAGCTCAGGATCAAACCGCTGGTGATGCCCAGTTGCTGTTCACCGTCTTTCAATGCGGCGGCGATACCGTTGAGTACCACCTCGAACGGGATGCCACGGTCAGTGTGGGTCTGGGGATCGAAGAACGGTTCGGTGTGAATCACGTTCTGCTCTTTGCAGCGCAGCAGGTAAGCCCAGGTCAGGTCGTAGAAATCCTGGGACGTTTGCAGCACGCCGGCGCCCTGGTAGTACAGGTCGAGGAACTCTTGCAGGTTATTGAAGGCGTAGGCCTTGCGCAGGGTTTCGACATCGCTCCACGGCAGGGCGATCTTGTTGCGTTCGGCCAGGGCGAACAGCAGCTCGGGCTCCAGCGAACCTTCCAGGTGCAAATGCAGTTCTGCCTTGGGCAGGGCGTTCAGCCAGTCGTACATGTTCTTTTCTCATCAGGTGCAGATGGCGGGCATTCTACAGGTGCTGGCAGAAACAATCGGTAAAACCTGACCGAAAGGTTCACAACCCTTGCCTGGCTTGGGCCATCAATGGGCTAAGGTCTAACGAAACATTAGCAGCGCCGCGCAGTCAGTCGCTTATCGACTTCGCGATTGCAAAAGCCGCAGCAAAAGGCCCGCCATGTTCACGATCCTCAAACAGGAAAGCTTTCTGCTGCTGGCGGTACTCGCCGCCATGGTTGCGTTCCCGCTAGAGCATTGGTTGCTGCACAGCGGGCAGACGGTCGCGCTGAGCGCCGGGCTGGTGTTGATCGCGTTCATCATTGCCGCCTCGATGCGCGTGGCCCATCAGGCTGAATTGCTCGCGGAAAAAGTCGGCGACCCCTACGGCACCATGATCCTGACCCTGGCGGCGGTGCTGGTGGAAGTGGTGATCCTGGCGATCATGATGAGCAATGAAGCTTCGGCTACGTTGGTGCGCGACACGATTTATTCGGCAGTGATGCTCGACATCAACGGCATCCTCGGCCTGGCGGCGTTGATGGGCGGGCTCAAGCATGGCGAACAGTCCTACAACGACGACTCGGCCCGCAGCTATAGCGTGATGATTCTTACCGCCATGGGCGTGTCGATGGTCGTCCCGGAGTTCATACCCGAAGTTCACTGGAAGCTGTATTCGGCGTTCACCATTGGCGCAATGGTGGTGCTGTATGCCCTGTTCCTGCGCATGCAGGTCGGCCCGCACAGTTACTTTTTCAGCTACAGCTATCCAGACAAACGCCGCAGGAAAGAGCCGGTGGAGCAGGAGCCAAAGCCAGTCAGCCTGGCGGTGTCCATTGGCATTCTGGTGTTTGGCGTGATGGTGATTGGCGCGTTGGCGGAAGTGATGTCCAAGACTCTCGATCTGGGCCTGGAGGGGACGGGAGCTCCGCCGGTGATCACGGCGATCCTGGTGGCAACCATCTCGGCGGCGCCGGAGATTCTGACGGCATTGCGCGCGGCGCTGGCCAACCGCATGCAATCGGTGGTCAACATCGCATTGGGAGCGTCGTTGTCGACGGTGATCCTGACGGTACCCGTGATGGAAGCGATGGCGCTTTACACGGGCCAGCCTTTCCAGATGGCCATGACGCCGGTGCAGACCGTGATGATCTTCATCACCCTGATCGTCAGCGCAATCAATCTTAATGACGGTGAGACCAATGCCATCGAGGGGATGACGCATTTTGTGCTGTTTGCGACGTTCATCATGTTGTCGTTGCTGGGCCTTTGAGCCCACCCCAAAACCCCTGTAGGAGCGAGCCTGCTCGCGATGACGGATGACAGACCGCTATCGCGAGCAGGCTCGCTCCTACAGGTTTATGGGTGTGTCAGGAACCGGCGATCAGCTGCCGCGCCGCCTGGCTGTGATCGGCAATCAAGCCCTTCAGATCCAGCCCCTCAACCTGCCCGTCAATCACCCGCCATTTGCCACCGATCATCACCCGATCCGCCCGGTCCGCGCCGCACAGCAGCAGC
This genomic interval from Pseudomonas putida contains the following:
- a CDS encoding calcium:proton antiporter, which encodes MFTILKQESFLLLAVLAAMVAFPLEHWLLHSGQTVALSAGLVLIAFIIAASMRVAHQAELLAEKVGDPYGTMILTLAAVLVEVVILAIMMSNEASATLVRDTIYSAVMLDINGILGLAALMGGLKHGEQSYNDDSARSYSVMILTAMGVSMVVPEFIPEVHWKLYSAFTIGAMVVLYALFLRMQVGPHSYFFSYSYPDKRRRKEPVEQEPKPVSLAVSIGILVFGVMVIGALAEVMSKTLDLGLEGTGAPPVITAILVATISAAPEILTALRAALANRMQSVVNIALGASLSTVILTVPVMEAMALYTGQPFQMAMTPVQTVMIFITLIVSAINLNDGETNAIEGMTHFVLFATFIMLSLLGL
- a CDS encoding adenosine deaminase, which codes for MYDWLNALPKAELHLHLEGSLEPELLFALAERNKIALPWSDVETLRKAYAFNNLQEFLDLYYQGAGVLQTSQDFYDLTWAYLLRCKEQNVIHTEPFFDPQTHTDRGIPFEVVLNGIAAALKDGEQQLGITSGLILSFLRHLSEEQAEKTLDQALPFREAFVAVGLDSSEMGHPPSKFQRVFDRARDEGFLTVAHAGEEGPPEYIWEALDLLKIQRIDHGVRAIEDERLMQRIIDEQIPLTVCPLSNTKLCVFDHMSQHNILDMLERGVKVTVNSDDPAYFGGYVTENFHALHTHLGMTQDQAKRLAQNSLDARLVKP